One window from the genome of [Mycobacterium] stephanolepidis encodes:
- a CDS encoding MFS transporter — MTSPHPTEPSAPSVLRSVPFLRLWTGTTASGLATWMLPIVLGFAVLDGTLSATALGLVLAARTVGFLAAVPLGGVLADRYSRRGVIAVSSMLAAAGHLVIAAGIHHVIAIPAAAAVLAGAGQGACRPSYQALTAEVVAVSQRQQANAAITIAVRVVTLVAPGVAALAAARLGVAPLLIVLAGLWLLSALAPPAGRGRAEVAGSGFTVFSDFADGFREARRHPWFLAGLAALTAVIATGYSATGVALPLVSRDRYGTEVLLASATTAYVAGALIGAILISRWRPRNQGWAALAGLACYSAAPLSLMLPVPLVIVVMAYVITGMGIELFNVPWFTATQREVEPDKLARVSSLDFLLSYGLAPLGLVIIAPAMDHFGSAPVLAVCAAVCLLAPAAAALAPSSRHFRQAPRS; from the coding sequence GTGACATCGCCTCACCCCACGGAGCCGAGCGCCCCGTCCGTGCTCCGTAGCGTTCCCTTCCTGCGGTTGTGGACAGGGACCACTGCCTCGGGTTTGGCGACCTGGATGCTGCCCATCGTGCTCGGATTTGCGGTCCTCGACGGAACCTTGTCGGCAACCGCGCTAGGTCTGGTTCTCGCCGCCCGGACCGTCGGGTTCTTGGCGGCCGTCCCGCTGGGAGGAGTTCTCGCGGATCGCTATTCGCGACGTGGCGTGATCGCGGTGTCTTCGATGCTGGCAGCAGCGGGGCATCTGGTGATCGCGGCAGGCATCCACCACGTGATTGCGATTCCCGCAGCGGCCGCGGTGCTGGCCGGGGCAGGGCAGGGTGCGTGCCGGCCTTCCTACCAGGCATTGACCGCTGAGGTGGTTGCCGTGTCGCAGCGTCAGCAGGCGAATGCCGCCATCACCATTGCCGTGCGGGTGGTGACACTCGTGGCGCCCGGGGTGGCGGCGTTGGCTGCCGCCCGGCTGGGGGTGGCCCCGCTGCTGATAGTTCTCGCGGGACTGTGGCTTCTGTCTGCGCTCGCACCGCCGGCGGGCCGTGGCCGAGCCGAGGTGGCTGGTTCAGGGTTCACCGTGTTCAGCGACTTCGCCGACGGGTTTCGAGAGGCTCGTCGTCACCCGTGGTTCCTCGCGGGCCTGGCGGCGTTGACCGCGGTGATCGCTACCGGCTATTCGGCCACCGGGGTTGCGCTGCCGTTGGTAAGCCGCGACCGGTACGGGACTGAAGTGCTGTTGGCAAGCGCGACAACGGCATACGTCGCCGGAGCACTTATCGGCGCGATCCTCATCAGTCGCTGGCGCCCGCGTAACCAAGGCTGGGCGGCGCTCGCAGGCCTCGCGTGTTACAGCGCGGCACCGTTGAGCTTGATGCTGCCCGTGCCTCTGGTGATCGTGGTGATGGCTTACGTGATCACCGGTATGGGCATCGAGCTTTTCAACGTTCCCTGGTTTACCGCCACCCAGCGTGAAGTTGAACCCGACAAGCTGGCCCGGGTGTCTTCTCTGGACTTCCTGCTGTCCTACGGCTTGGCGCCACTTGGCCTGGTGATCATCGCCCCGGCTATGGATCACTTCGGTAGCGCACCGGTGCTGGCAGTGTGTGCGGCGGTGTGCTTGTTGGCGCCTGCCGCCGCGGCCCTGGCACCCAGCTCACGGCACTTCCGCCAGGCGCCTCGCTCCTGA
- the scoE gene encoding (3R)-3-[(carboxymethyl)amino]fatty acid oxygenase/decarboxylase produces the protein MTLNVKGEGLGTQVTGIDPGNLDGITTQEIRELVYRNKLVVLKDVHPSPAEFIQLGRLIGEIVPYYEPVYHHEDHPEIFVSSTEEGQGVPRTGAFWHVDYMFMPEPFAFSMVVPLAVPGSDRGTYFIDLNKVWESLPGTVKDSVRGTFSTHTPRRYIKIRPSDVYRPIGEILAEIERVTPPQKWPTVIKHPQTGEEILYICEAGTETIEDRDGRLLDAALLQQLLEESGQLDPDYASPFIHAQHYEVGDIVLWDNRALVHRAKHGTASGTLTTHRLTMLDGLETPGYAA, from the coding sequence ATGACGCTCAATGTGAAGGGCGAGGGACTGGGCACGCAGGTCACGGGGATCGATCCCGGGAACCTGGACGGAATCACCACACAGGAGATCCGCGAACTCGTTTACCGGAACAAGCTCGTCGTCCTCAAGGATGTACACCCCTCACCCGCGGAGTTCATCCAGCTGGGGAGATTGATCGGGGAGATAGTGCCCTATTACGAGCCGGTGTATCACCATGAGGACCACCCGGAAATCTTTGTCTCGTCTACCGAAGAGGGGCAAGGGGTTCCGCGAACCGGCGCATTCTGGCACGTCGACTACATGTTCATGCCGGAGCCCTTCGCGTTCTCCATGGTGGTGCCGCTGGCGGTTCCGGGGAGTGATCGCGGAACCTATTTCATCGATCTCAACAAGGTGTGGGAATCGTTGCCGGGCACGGTAAAGGACTCTGTGCGTGGGACATTCAGCACGCACACGCCGCGCCGTTACATCAAGATACGGCCCAGTGATGTCTACCGGCCCATCGGAGAAATCCTGGCCGAGATCGAAAGGGTCACGCCGCCTCAGAAGTGGCCCACGGTGATCAAGCACCCACAGACGGGGGAAGAGATCCTCTACATCTGTGAGGCCGGCACCGAGACGATCGAGGACAGGGACGGAAGGCTGCTCGATGCTGCGCTGCTTCAGCAGCTACTCGAAGAGTCGGGGCAGCTCGATCCCGACTATGCGTCACCGTTCATCCACGCCCAGCACTACGAGGTCGGGGATATTGTGCTGTGGGACAACAGAGCTCTTGTGCACCGCGCGAAGCACGGAACAGCGTCGGGCACGTTGACGACCCACCGCCTGACCATGCTGGACGGTCTTGAGACACCCGGATACGCGGCGTGA
- a CDS encoding FcoT family thioesterase, giving the protein MSAVAATLSVQTGLPSTGMAPIDEDLLGRVLEPYSYKGCRYLSDAEYGITSDAVHAQGNFTINESAYIRSTGHFNAVELVLCFNQLAYCAFAQGVVNDDIWAFRGWSIDDYCQNQLANMLIKSTSSRFRRLVNAQRFSARLQARNFHIVDRSWRYLQFHSTIEFWDQDGGSAAGEFELAVLNIP; this is encoded by the coding sequence GTGAGCGCGGTCGCGGCAACGCTGTCGGTACAGACCGGGTTGCCTTCCACCGGGATGGCCCCGATCGACGAGGATCTACTTGGCAGAGTGCTTGAACCATATTCCTACAAGGGATGCCGGTACCTGTCCGATGCCGAGTACGGAATCACCTCGGACGCGGTGCACGCGCAGGGCAATTTCACGATCAATGAGTCCGCCTATATCCGGAGCACCGGGCACTTCAACGCCGTCGAGTTGGTGCTGTGCTTCAACCAGCTGGCGTACTGTGCCTTCGCCCAAGGGGTTGTCAACGACGATATCTGGGCATTTCGGGGCTGGTCGATCGATGACTACTGCCAGAACCAACTTGCCAACATGTTGATCAAGAGCACATCGTCACGATTCCGGCGACTGGTCAACGCGCAGCGGTTCTCCGCTCGCCTACAAGCCCGCAATTTCCACATCGTGGACCGGTCGTGGCGTTATCTCCAATTCCACAGCACCATCGAATTCTGGGACCAGGATGGAGGATCCGCGGCCGGAGAGTTCGAGCTCGCGGTCCTGAACATCCCCTAG